In Nitrospinota bacterium, the following are encoded in one genomic region:
- the lpxI gene encoding UDP-2,3-diacylglucosamine diphosphatase LpxI (LpxI, functionally equivalent to LpxH, replaces it in LPS biosynthesis in a minority of bacteria.), with protein MNIVQNKIGLIAGEGELPIKVARSAKARGFSLTTIVLSKYLKKTLSPYSDKIHHLGIGESKKILNTLKSEGVKDIIIIGRINKKVIFDKLGFDLKALKFLKEIINKNDDTLMSGIAKIFKQEGLNIMDQRFFLDELFPPKGVLTKREPTEKEWMDIKYGLSLAKEVAKLDIGETIVVKNQAILAVEAIEGTDETIKRGCSLVEKNAVVIKVSRIKDDFRMDVPAIGIETLKRMIKYKASVLALEFKKIYIMDIDQVISMADKAGVSIIIVDDSKEEEKG; from the coding sequence GTGAATATTGTGCAAAATAAGATCGGTTTGATTGCCGGAGAAGGCGAACTTCCCATAAAAGTTGCAAGGTCTGCCAAGGCGAGAGGATTTTCTTTAACCACGATTGTTCTAAGTAAATATCTAAAAAAGACATTATCCCCCTATTCTGATAAAATCCATCACCTAGGAATTGGAGAGTCTAAGAAGATCTTAAATACCCTAAAGAGTGAGGGGGTAAAGGATATTATCATCATTGGAAGGATTAACAAGAAGGTTATCTTTGATAAGTTAGGTTTTGACCTGAAGGCTCTAAAGTTTCTTAAGGAAATTATAAATAAGAATGATGATACACTTATGTCTGGCATTGCTAAGATCTTTAAGCAAGAAGGTTTAAATATTATGGATCAGAGATTTTTCCTCGACGAATTATTTCCCCCAAAAGGGGTGTTAACCAAAAGAGAACCGACAGAGAAAGAATGGATGGACATAAAATATGGTTTGTCTTTAGCAAAAGAAGTTGCAAAATTAGATATCGGAGAAACCATCGTTGTAAAAAACCAGGCAATCCTAGCAGTGGAAGCGATTGAAGGAACAGATGAGACTATTAAGCGTGGTTGTTCCCTAGTAGAAAAGAATGCGGTTGTCATAAAGGTAAGCAGAATCAAGGATGATTTCCGCATGGATGTACCAGCAATTGGCATAGAGACCCTAAAGAGAATGATTAAATATAAAGCATCCGTCTTAGCATTAGAGTTCAAAAAAATATATATTATGGATATAGACCAAGTGATTTCCATGGCAGATAAGGCAGGAGTATCGATTATTATAGTGGATGACTCAAAGGAGGAGGAAAAAGGGTAA
- a CDS encoding OmpH family outer membrane protein, whose protein sequence is MAFADSSLKIAVVDLDRVMNDSLRGKEAREFIEKEIVKTQKIIREREAEAKKLRDELNKKSLVLSESVRKEKEAEYRRELRELKRYANDAEAEIKRKGDELSQKMIKDIGRIIVDVGRKDKFSLILGSRSGLFFYSQDMDITDKITKIYNEQHKKKK, encoded by the coding sequence TTGGCTTTTGCAGATTCTTCTCTTAAGATTGCTGTAGTCGATCTTGATAGAGTTATGAATGACTCTTTGAGGGGAAAAGAGGCGAGAGAGTTTATCGAAAAAGAAATCGTAAAGACACAGAAGATAATTAGAGAGAGGGAGGCAGAGGCAAAAAAGCTTCGAGATGAGTTAAATAAAAAGAGTTTGGTTTTGAGTGAGTCTGTAAGAAAGGAGAAAGAGGCCGAGTATAGACGAGAATTAAGAGAGCTAAAGAGATATGCAAATGATGCAGAGGCGGAGATAAAGAGGAAAGGGGATGAACTGAGTCAAAAGATGATAAAAGATATTGGCAGAATAATAGTTGATGTAGGAAGAAAGGATAAATTTAGTCTCATTCTTGGAAGCAGGTCAGGATTATTCTTTTATTCTCAAGATATGGATATTACCGATAAAATAACAAAAATATACAACGAACAGCATAAAAAAAAGAAATAG
- the fabZ gene encoding 3-hydroxyacyl-ACP dehydratase FabZ, whose amino-acid sequence MLGQKEIQKYLPHRFPFLLVDRILELEKDKRIVGIKNVTINEPFFTGHFPGIPVMPGVLIIEAMAQVAGILAMESMGREETKVAYFMGIDKAKFRRPVVPGDQIRFEMEVLKHRGKIWRLKGNAYVDDNLVAEAEVQAMIGD is encoded by the coding sequence ATGTTAGGTCAAAAAGAGATACAAAAGTATCTGCCCCACAGGTTTCCCTTTTTACTTGTTGATAGAATATTAGAATTAGAAAAGGATAAGCGCATTGTCGGTATAAAGAATGTGACCATAAATGAGCCCTTTTTTACTGGTCATTTCCCTGGGATTCCCGTAATGCCAGGAGTTCTGATTATCGAGGCGATGGCGCAGGTTGCCGGTATTCTTGCCATGGAGTCCATGGGAAGGGAAGAGACAAAGGTAGCCTATTTTATGGGTATCGATAAGGCAAAATTTAGAAGACCTGTGGTACCAGGGGACCAGATAAGGTTTGAAATGGAGGTGTTGAAGCATAGAGGAAAGATATGGCGTCTTAAAGGGAATGCTTATGTAGATGATAATTTGGTTGCTGAGGCAGAAGTGCAGGCAATGATTGGGGACTGA
- a CDS encoding Gfo/Idh/MocA family oxidoreductase yields the protein MIDVNHIKAGVVGVGRMGSYHVGVYSELFNVELVGIADINKERAEEIAKRYNTTAYTDYRELFGKLDIVSIAVPTKSHYKIAKDFLKEKIHVLLEKPITKNPEEAKELFKIAEQSGVVLNVGHVERFNGAVQELKKIVSNPIFIDSRRLGPYDLRVENDGVVLDLMIHDIDIILDLVDSKIKEINAMGVSVFSGHEDLANVQIRFENGCIANIVASRATQNKIRTLAITQKDAYIFLDYTDQDIHIHRQASSEHTLTKEELRYKQESFIERIFVHKENPLKLEIKHLIDCVTNHLNNKKENSASIERELHSLNVALEIIEKFKKNRIEFKES from the coding sequence ATGATAGATGTTAATCATATAAAGGCAGGCGTTGTTGGTGTTGGACGTATGGGAAGCTATCATGTCGGGGTCTATTCCGAGCTTTTTAATGTGGAACTGGTAGGTATTGCAGATATAAATAAAGAGAGAGCAGAAGAGATAGCAAAGAGATACAATACCACAGCGTATACAGATTATAGAGAATTATTTGGTAAATTAGATATAGTGAGCATTGCCGTGCCTACTAAGTCTCATTACAAAATCGCAAAAGATTTTTTGAAAGAAAAAATTCATGTATTATTAGAAAAGCCTATAACAAAGAACCCGGAAGAGGCGAAAGAACTTTTTAAGATTGCTGAACAAAGTGGTGTCGTATTAAATGTTGGCCATGTAGAAAGGTTTAACGGAGCAGTTCAGGAACTGAAAAAGATCGTTTCAAATCCTATATTTATTGATTCAAGACGATTAGGGCCCTATGATCTAAGGGTTGAGAATGATGGTGTTGTTTTAGATTTAATGATTCATGACATCGATATCATACTCGATCTTGTAGACTCAAAGATAAAAGAGATAAATGCCATGGGTGTTTCTGTTTTTTCAGGACATGAAGATCTTGCGAATGTCCAGATACGTTTTGAGAATGGCTGTATCGCAAATATTGTTGCGAGCCGTGCCACCCAAAACAAGATAAGAACACTGGCAATAACCCAAAAGGATGCCTATATATTTCTAGATTATACAGATCAAGATATTCATATCCACAGACAGGCTTCTTCAGAACACACCCTTACCAAAGAAGAGCTCAGATACAAACAGGAGTCGTTTATTGAAAGGATATTTGTTCATAAAGAAAACCCTTTGAAGCTGGAGATAAAACATCTGATTGATTGTGTGACGAACCATTTGAACAACAAAAAGGAAAATTCGGCTTCTATTGAAAGAGAGCTTCATTCCTTAAACGTGGCTTTAGAGATCATTGAAAAATTTAAAAAAAACAGGATTGAATTCAAAGAATCTTAA
- the lpxD gene encoding UDP-3-O-(3-hydroxymyristoyl)glucosamine N-acyltransferase, with protein MKLEKVCELIKGDLKGEPHIEIKGISGIKEAKKGDITFLSDKRYIKELKHCKASAIITDKDLDIPIPSIIVENPYLAFAKLLEIFYPKKPCPKGIDKNAIIKKNVKMGKDITIFPHVYIGSDVELGDRVILYAGVFVGDNCRIGDDTVIYPNVSIYENVRIGKNVIIHSGTVIGSDGFGFVKLDDESYYKIPHVGSVCIEDDVEIGANVCIDRANLGKTIVKKGTKIDNLIHLAHNVSIGKNTIIASQTGISGSCEIGDHVVLAGQVGVVDHVKIGDHSIVIAQSGITHDIPPKSIQSGSPSMDHSSWRKVHVLLPRLPEFVKSLKELGKKISKIEKDKK; from the coding sequence ATGAAGCTGGAGAAGGTTTGTGAATTAATTAAAGGAGATTTAAAGGGCGAGCCTCACATTGAGATCAAGGGCATATCAGGAATAAAGGAAGCTAAAAAAGGTGATATTACTTTTTTGTCTGATAAGAGATATATCAAGGAGCTTAAGCATTGTAAGGCATCTGCTATAATCACAGATAAAGATCTTGATATTCCCATCCCCTCAATTATTGTAGAGAATCCCTATCTCGCCTTTGCAAAGCTTCTCGAAATATTCTATCCGAAAAAACCCTGTCCAAAAGGAATCGATAAGAATGCGATAATAAAGAAGAATGTAAAGATGGGGAAAGATATAACCATCTTTCCCCATGTTTATATAGGAAGTGATGTAGAGCTCGGTGATAGAGTGATACTGTATGCAGGGGTATTCGTTGGTGATAACTGCAGGATTGGAGATGACACTGTAATCTATCCAAATGTCAGCATATATGAAAATGTAAGGATTGGGAAAAATGTTATTATCCACAGCGGCACAGTAATCGGAAGCGATGGTTTTGGATTTGTAAAGTTGGATGATGAGAGTTATTATAAAATACCCCATGTTGGAAGTGTGTGCATAGAGGATGATGTTGAGATAGGAGCAAATGTATGTATTGATAGGGCAAATCTTGGCAAGACAATTGTAAAGAAAGGGACAAAGATAGATAATCTCATTCATCTGGCTCATAATGTCAGTATCGGTAAAAATACGATTATAGCCTCTCAAACAGGTATTTCTGGAAGCTGCGAGATTGGGGATCATGTAGTTCTTGCCGGTCAGGTTGGTGTGGTGGATCATGTGAAGATAGGGGATCATTCTATTGTAATTGCTCAATCCGGAATCACCCACGATATTCCTCCTAAATCCATTCAGTCTGGTTCCCCCTCCATGGATCACAGTTCGTGGAGAAAGGTCCATGTCCTCTTACCCAGATTGCCGGAATTTGTTAAGTCATTAAAAGAACTCGGTAAGAAAATATCAAAGATAGAAAAGGATAAAAAATAA
- the lpxA gene encoding acyl-ACP--UDP-N-acetylglucosamine O-acyltransferase produces the protein MIDKLASVHKRAEIDSDVSIGPYSVIGENVRIGRGTKIDSNVVIKGWTEIGENCQISSGAVLGEAPQHMGYKGEKSYVRIGNYNIIREFVTIHRSCKERETTCIGHNNFFMAYSHVGHDCLIGSHVIITSFVGISGHVTVEDRVVIGGHTAIHQFVRIGTLAMVSGTSRVVKDIPPYFIAEGNPSRIRAVNVVGLRRAGISQETRNNIKKAYKVLYHSNLNTSQALEKIKEEIKMEKEIAHLIEFIEKSERGICA, from the coding sequence ATGATTGATAAACTTGCTTCTGTTCATAAGAGAGCAGAGATTGATTCTGATGTCTCCATAGGCCCCTATTCTGTTATTGGCGAAAATGTGAGGATAGGCAGGGGAACAAAAATCGATTCGAATGTTGTCATTAAAGGCTGGACTGAAATAGGGGAAAACTGTCAGATAAGTTCTGGTGCTGTTCTTGGAGAAGCGCCTCAGCATATGGGTTATAAAGGCGAAAAATCATATGTTAGAATAGGTAATTACAATATTATTAGAGAATTTGTTACCATACATAGATCATGCAAAGAAAGAGAGACAACATGTATCGGTCACAATAACTTCTTTATGGCCTATTCCCATGTTGGTCATGATTGTCTTATTGGGAGCCATGTGATCATAACAAGTTTTGTAGGGATTTCGGGTCACGTGACCGTAGAGGACAGAGTAGTTATTGGCGGTCATACAGCTATCCATCAATTCGTAAGAATTGGAACTTTAGCTATGGTTAGCGGGACTTCAAGAGTGGTTAAAGATATTCCTCCTTATTTTATTGCAGAGGGAAACCCCTCAAGAATACGGGCTGTGAATGTTGTAGGATTAAGAAGGGCAGGTATAAGTCAAGAGACTCGAAATAATATCAAAAAGGCTTACAAAGTTCTCTATCATTCTAATCTTAATACATCTCAGGCATTGGAAAAGATTAAAGAAGAGATAAAAATGGAGAAGGAGATTGCCCATTTGATAGAATTTATAGAAAAGAGTGAGCGGGGCATATGTGCTTGA